A single Actinomadura algeriensis DNA region contains:
- a CDS encoding ABC transporter substrate-binding protein, whose product MRASMRRGLSTAVAALLVGGLAAACGGDDGSSGDGKVELTVDVFGEPGYEELYKQYEASHPNVTIKQRKVSSLDDFKPRIQQWMATGSGAGDVVMLEEGILPLYMQQPDKFVNLFDHGGKELEQNFVSWKWQAGVTPDGKQLVGLGTDVGALAMCYRTDLFDKAGLPTERDKVSELWPTWDDYLKVGQDFQSKMKDSKWLDGPTAVWRVTVLQQAGAGPGHSYFDKSNELVFSTNPAVKSSFDTALKFEQNKLTADMSIFTPPWQTALKRDTFATVPCPSWMLGGIKEFSGDYGKGKWDVAAVPGGSGYWGGSWLAVPKQTDHAKEAAELAKFLTSPEGQVGAFKAANVFPSSPQAAKDPAVAEAKDEYFNNAPVGEIFGEMVAKAQPVYLGPKNEDVRQAVENVLISVGQGKVDAGEAWNKAVEEAEKAAR is encoded by the coding sequence CCTCGCCGCCGCCTGTGGCGGGGACGACGGCTCGTCCGGCGACGGCAAGGTCGAGCTGACCGTCGACGTCTTCGGCGAGCCCGGCTACGAGGAGCTGTACAAGCAGTACGAGGCGTCCCACCCGAACGTCACCATCAAGCAGCGCAAGGTGTCCAGCCTGGACGACTTCAAGCCGCGCATCCAGCAGTGGATGGCCACCGGCAGCGGCGCCGGCGACGTCGTCATGCTGGAGGAGGGCATCCTGCCGCTGTACATGCAGCAGCCGGACAAGTTCGTCAACCTCTTCGACCACGGCGGCAAGGAGCTCGAGCAGAACTTCGTGTCGTGGAAGTGGCAGGCGGGCGTCACCCCGGACGGGAAGCAGCTCGTCGGCCTCGGCACCGACGTCGGCGCGCTCGCCATGTGCTACCGGACCGACCTGTTCGACAAGGCCGGGCTGCCGACCGAACGCGACAAGGTCTCCGAGCTGTGGCCGACGTGGGACGACTACCTGAAGGTCGGCCAGGACTTCCAGTCGAAGATGAAGGACAGCAAGTGGCTGGACGGCCCGACCGCCGTCTGGCGCGTCACCGTCCTGCAGCAGGCCGGCGCGGGCCCCGGCCACAGCTACTTCGACAAGTCCAACGAGCTGGTCTTCAGCACGAACCCGGCGGTGAAGAGCTCGTTCGACACCGCGCTGAAGTTCGAGCAGAACAAGCTCACCGCCGACATGTCGATCTTCACCCCGCCGTGGCAGACGGCGCTGAAGCGCGACACGTTCGCGACCGTGCCCTGCCCCTCCTGGATGCTCGGCGGCATCAAGGAGTTCTCCGGTGACTACGGCAAGGGCAAGTGGGACGTCGCCGCGGTCCCGGGCGGCAGCGGCTACTGGGGCGGCTCGTGGCTGGCCGTGCCGAAGCAGACCGACCACGCCAAGGAGGCCGCGGAGCTGGCCAAGTTCCTGACCTCGCCGGAGGGCCAGGTCGGCGCGTTCAAGGCCGCGAACGTCTTCCCGTCGTCGCCGCAGGCCGCGAAGGACCCGGCGGTGGCCGAGGCCAAGGACGAGTACTTCAACAACGCCCCGGTCGGTGAGATCTTCGGCGAGATGGTGGCGAAGGCCCAGCCCGTCTACCTCGGCCCGAAGAACGAGGACGTGCGCCAGGCCGTCGAGAACGTCCTGATCAGTGTCGGCCAGGGCAAGGTCGACGCGGGCGAGGCGTGGAACAAGGCCGTGGAGGAGGCGGAGAAGGCCGCCCGGTGA
- a CDS encoding carbohydrate ABC transporter permease, with the protein MTTDLRAGRKHSRPAPGDPGRRPRPTWRGRLAKLDVKASPYAFISPFYIVFLIFGLFPLGFTLWVSLHDWGLASGTREWVGLDNYDYLLTDSDFWHATVNTIGIFVMATIPQLLIALFIANALNRRIRMPTLFRIGMVAPLVTSTAAVSIVFTQMFDTDWGMINWAIGLVGIDPIDWSAGRGWSWVAIAMMVNWRWIGYNALIYLAAMQSIPRDLYEAAAIDGASRTRQFWQITVPMLRPTVIFTVIISTIGGLQLFTEPVLFSVRTPNNMDGGALHQFQTITMYMYDNAFGSDRYGYGAAVAWALFMMIIVFSLINFLIVRRTGGTK; encoded by the coding sequence ATGACCACCGATCTGCGCGCCGGCCGGAAACACTCCCGGCCCGCGCCGGGCGACCCCGGCCGCCGTCCACGCCCCACCTGGCGGGGCCGGCTGGCCAAGCTCGACGTGAAGGCATCTCCCTACGCCTTCATCTCGCCCTTCTACATCGTCTTCCTGATCTTCGGCCTGTTCCCGCTCGGCTTCACGCTCTGGGTGTCCCTGCACGACTGGGGTCTCGCCTCCGGCACCCGTGAGTGGGTGGGCCTGGACAACTACGATTACCTGCTGACCGACTCCGACTTCTGGCACGCGACGGTCAACACCATCGGGATCTTCGTGATGGCGACGATCCCGCAGCTGCTCATCGCCCTGTTCATCGCGAACGCGCTGAACCGGCGGATCCGGATGCCCACGCTGTTCCGGATCGGGATGGTCGCGCCGCTGGTCACCTCGACCGCCGCCGTGTCGATCGTGTTCACCCAGATGTTCGACACCGACTGGGGCATGATCAACTGGGCGATCGGCCTGGTCGGGATCGACCCGATCGACTGGAGCGCCGGCCGCGGCTGGTCCTGGGTCGCGATCGCCATGATGGTGAACTGGCGCTGGATCGGCTACAACGCCCTGATCTACCTGGCCGCCATGCAGTCCATCCCGCGCGACCTCTACGAGGCGGCGGCGATCGACGGCGCCTCCCGGACCCGGCAGTTCTGGCAGATCACGGTGCCGATGCTGCGCCCGACGGTCATCTTCACGGTGATCATCTCGACGATCGGCGGCCTGCAGCTGTTCACCGAGCCCGTGCTGTTCAGCGTCCGCACGCCGAACAACATGGACGGCGGCGCGCTGCACCAGTTCCAGACGATCACGATGTACATGTACGACAACGCCTTCGGCTCGGACCGGTACGGCTACGGCGCCGCGGTCGCCTGGGCGCTGTTCATGATGATCATCGTGTTCTCCCTGATCAACTTCCTGATCGTGCGACGCACGGGAGGCACGAAATGA
- a CDS encoding carbohydrate ABC transporter permease — translation MTTLLAGPGQPAKHARPTGKMRGLWEASPLTYVALIVAVALSLFPIYWMIVVATRTNDVVSAVPPPLVPGGEGGENVGRLFDNPDAYFAQGLLNSAIASTVVTISTVFFASLAGFAFAKLRFKGKNGLLLTIIATMMIPVQMGIIPLYMIMVELGWQNQLQAVIVPFLVTGFGVFMMRQYASQAIPDELIEAARVDGCTTFGIYWRVVMPALRPAAGVLGLLTFMQTWNEFMWPLAVLAPDNPTVQLSINNLANAYFDDYTLMFAGTTVAVLPLLVVFIVFGRQIIGGIMEGAVKA, via the coding sequence ATGACGACGCTCCTCGCCGGCCCCGGGCAGCCCGCCAAGCACGCCCGCCCGACCGGGAAGATGCGCGGCCTGTGGGAGGCCAGCCCGCTCACCTACGTGGCGCTGATCGTCGCGGTCGCGCTGTCGCTGTTCCCGATCTACTGGATGATCGTCGTCGCGACGCGGACCAACGACGTCGTCTCCGCCGTGCCGCCACCGCTGGTGCCGGGCGGGGAGGGCGGCGAGAACGTGGGGCGCCTGTTCGACAACCCCGACGCCTACTTCGCGCAGGGCCTGCTGAACTCGGCGATCGCCTCCACCGTGGTGACGATCTCGACCGTGTTCTTCGCGTCGCTGGCCGGGTTCGCGTTCGCCAAGCTGCGCTTCAAGGGCAAGAACGGGCTGCTGCTGACCATCATCGCGACGATGATGATCCCGGTCCAGATGGGCATCATCCCGCTCTACATGATCATGGTGGAGCTGGGCTGGCAGAACCAGCTGCAGGCCGTGATCGTCCCGTTCCTGGTCACCGGGTTCGGCGTGTTCATGATGCGGCAGTACGCCTCGCAGGCCATCCCGGACGAGCTGATCGAGGCCGCCCGTGTCGACGGCTGCACCACGTTCGGCATCTACTGGCGGGTCGTGATGCCCGCGCTGCGCCCGGCGGCCGGCGTCCTCGGCCTGCTCACGTTCATGCAGACGTGGAACGAGTTCATGTGGCCGCTCGCGGTGCTCGCCCCCGACAACCCCACCGTGCAGCTGTCGATCAACAACCTGGCGAACGCCTACTTCGACGACTACACGCTCATGTTCGCCGGAACGACCGTGGCGGTGCTGCCGCTGCTCGTCGTCTTCATCGTGTTCGGCCGCCAGATCATCGGCGGAATCATGGAAGGTGCGGTAAAGGCGTGA
- a CDS encoding GH1 family beta-glucosidase, giving the protein MTSLQDDTGAAEAALFPAGFRWGAATAAFQIEGAAAEGGRGPSIWDTFCRTPGKVLNGDTGDVAVDHYHRFREDVALMADLGLTAYRFSVSWPRIQPAGAGAVNQEGLDFYRRLVDALLEAGVEPWPTLYHWDLPQPLEDAGGWPERETAHRFAEYAAHVHGALGDRVRNWMTVNEPWCGAFLGYASGEHAPGRLEPSASLLAAHHMLLGHGLAVEAMRAKHPGNRFGAAVNLYAVSPASEHEADVDAARRIDGLQNRLFLDPLLLGRYPEDVLADTAEHGFDPSADDLRTINQPLDQLGINYYTRHTVAGTPGEAAQTASSPFSTHSPWVGSEHVRFVPAGRPVTGMGWEIDERGLFEVLTRLHREYPSVPLYITENGAGYDEVLDGDGTIQDTGRIAYVDAHLRACHDAIAEGVPLQGYFTWSLLDNFEWAWGYSKRFGLVHVDYATQRRVPKASARWYADVIRRGGPASG; this is encoded by the coding sequence GTGACCTCGCTACAGGACGACACCGGTGCGGCCGAGGCCGCGCTGTTCCCGGCCGGTTTCCGGTGGGGCGCGGCCACCGCCGCCTTCCAGATCGAGGGCGCCGCGGCCGAGGGCGGGCGCGGCCCGTCCATCTGGGACACCTTCTGCCGGACGCCCGGCAAGGTCCTGAACGGCGACACCGGTGACGTCGCCGTGGACCACTACCACCGCTTCCGTGAGGACGTCGCGCTGATGGCCGATCTCGGCCTCACCGCGTACCGGTTCTCGGTGTCGTGGCCCCGGATCCAGCCGGCCGGCGCGGGCGCCGTCAACCAGGAGGGCCTCGACTTCTACCGGCGGCTCGTGGACGCGCTGCTGGAGGCGGGCGTCGAACCCTGGCCGACGCTGTACCACTGGGACCTGCCGCAGCCGCTGGAGGACGCCGGCGGCTGGCCCGAGCGGGAGACCGCGCACCGGTTCGCCGAGTACGCCGCGCACGTCCACGGCGCCCTCGGGGACCGGGTCCGGAACTGGATGACCGTGAACGAGCCGTGGTGCGGGGCGTTCCTCGGCTACGCGTCCGGGGAGCACGCGCCCGGACGGCTCGAACCGTCCGCGTCGCTGCTGGCCGCCCACCACATGCTCCTCGGGCACGGCCTCGCGGTGGAGGCGATGCGGGCGAAACACCCGGGCAACCGGTTCGGCGCGGCCGTGAACCTGTACGCGGTCTCCCCCGCGTCCGAGCACGAGGCGGACGTGGACGCGGCCCGCCGCATCGACGGCCTGCAGAACCGGCTGTTCCTCGACCCGCTGCTGCTCGGCCGCTACCCCGAGGACGTCCTCGCCGACACGGCCGAGCACGGGTTCGACCCGTCCGCGGACGACCTGCGGACGATCAACCAGCCGCTCGACCAGCTCGGCATCAACTACTACACGCGGCACACCGTCGCGGGGACGCCGGGCGAGGCCGCGCAGACGGCGTCGTCGCCGTTCTCCACGCACTCCCCGTGGGTCGGCAGCGAGCACGTCCGGTTCGTCCCGGCGGGGCGTCCGGTGACCGGGATGGGCTGGGAGATCGACGAGCGGGGCCTGTTCGAGGTGCTGACCCGCCTGCACCGCGAGTACCCGTCCGTCCCGCTGTACATCACCGAGAACGGGGCGGGCTACGACGAGGTGCTGGACGGCGATGGCACGATCCAGGACACCGGGCGGATCGCCTACGTCGACGCGCATCTGCGCGCGTGCCACGACGCGATCGCCGAGGGCGTGCCGCTGCAGGGCTACTTCACGTGGTCGCTGCTGGATAATTTCGAATGGGCCTGGGGCTACTCGAAGCGCTTCGGCCTGGTGCACGTGGACTACGCCACGCAGCGGCGCGTCCCGAAGGCGAGCGCCCGCTGGTACGCGGACGTGATCCGGCGGGGCGGGCCCGCGTCCGGCTGA
- a CDS encoding LacI family DNA-binding transcriptional regulator, whose product MTGRSTRPTLEEVAARAGVGRGTVSRVINGSPRVSAQAREAVLKAIDELGYVPNRAARTLVTRRTDTVALVVAESDQRLFGEPYFAGIIRGIGNGLADTGLQLLLAMARSPAEYARLENYLTPQHVDGVLLTSLHAEDPLPAKLEAAGVPTVLGGCPPGVSPVSYVDVDNRSGAREAVGHLISGGRRRIATIAGPQDMGAGIDRLTGYRDALAAAGLPECVAFGDFGEASGITAAEELLARDPRLDAVFAADDPMALGALRVLHRMGRRVPDDVAVIGFDDSAAAPLADPPLSSVHQSLEEMGVEMARLLVSRIGGETVAEPVVVLKPHLVLRESA is encoded by the coding sequence ATGACGGGCAGGAGCACGCGGCCCACGCTGGAGGAGGTCGCCGCGCGGGCCGGGGTGGGCCGCGGCACGGTCTCCCGGGTGATCAACGGGTCGCCGCGGGTCAGCGCGCAGGCCCGGGAGGCCGTGCTGAAGGCGATCGACGAGCTGGGGTACGTGCCGAACCGCGCGGCCCGCACGCTCGTCACCCGCCGCACCGACACGGTGGCGCTGGTGGTCGCCGAGTCCGACCAGCGGCTGTTCGGCGAGCCGTACTTCGCGGGCATCATCCGCGGGATCGGCAACGGCCTCGCCGACACCGGCCTGCAACTCCTGCTCGCCATGGCCCGCTCCCCCGCCGAGTACGCGCGGCTGGAGAACTACCTCACCCCGCAGCACGTCGACGGGGTGCTGCTCACGTCGCTGCACGCGGAGGACCCGCTGCCCGCGAAGCTCGAGGCGGCGGGCGTCCCGACGGTCCTCGGCGGCTGCCCGCCGGGGGTGTCGCCGGTCAGCTACGTGGACGTCGACAACCGCAGCGGCGCGCGGGAGGCCGTCGGCCACCTGATCAGCGGCGGCCGGCGGCGGATCGCGACGATCGCCGGCCCGCAGGACATGGGCGCCGGCATCGACCGGCTCACCGGCTACCGGGACGCCCTCGCCGCCGCCGGGCTGCCCGAATGCGTCGCCTTCGGCGACTTCGGCGAGGCCAGCGGCATCACCGCCGCCGAGGAGCTGCTCGCCCGGGACCCGCGGCTCGACGCGGTGTTCGCCGCCGACGACCCGATGGCGCTCGGCGCGCTGCGCGTCCTGCACCGCATGGGCCGCCGCGTCCCCGACGACGTCGCGGTGATCGGCTTCGACGACTCGGCCGCCGCCCCCCTCGCCGACCCCCCGCTGTCGAGCGTCCACCAGTCGCTGGAGGAGATGGGCGTCGAGATGGCACGGCTGCTGGTGTCGCGGATCGGCGGCGAGACCGTGGCCGAGCCGGTGGTCGTCCTCAAGCCGCACCTGGTGCTGCGCGAAAGCGCCTGA
- a CDS encoding nucleoside deaminase codes for MPYEPAPEEMPHLRRCVELAAEALADGDEPFGSVLVSGAGEVLAEDRNRVAGGDRTRHPEFELARWAAEHMTPDERAAATVFTSGEHCPMCAAAHGWVGLGRIVYAASSAQLTGWLAERGLPPAPVRPIPAGEVAPGVRVEGPVAALEAAIRDLHDRAYG; via the coding sequence ATGCCTTACGAACCGGCCCCAGAAGAGATGCCGCACCTGCGCCGCTGCGTGGAGCTGGCCGCCGAGGCCCTCGCGGACGGCGACGAGCCGTTCGGGTCCGTGCTGGTCTCGGGGGCGGGCGAGGTCCTGGCCGAGGACCGCAACCGCGTCGCGGGCGGCGACCGCACCCGGCACCCCGAGTTCGAGCTGGCCCGCTGGGCCGCCGAGCACATGACGCCGGACGAACGCGCCGCGGCGACCGTCTTCACGTCCGGGGAGCACTGCCCGATGTGCGCGGCGGCGCACGGCTGGGTCGGACTCGGCCGGATCGTGTACGCGGCGTCGTCCGCCCAGCTCACCGGGTGGCTCGCCGAGCGCGGGCTGCCCCCGGCGCCGGTGCGTCCGATCCCCGCCGGGGAGGTGGCGCCGGGCGTCCGCGTCGAGGGGCCGGTCGCCGCGCTGGAGGCCGCGATCCGCGACCTGCACGATCGCGCCTACGGCTGA
- a CDS encoding class I SAM-dependent methyltransferase, which produces MGNETEEFWEERYRSSDRVWSGNPNPVMVSVVEPLDPGTALDLGCGEGADAVWLARRGWKVTGVDVSTVALDRAAAHASEAGVDAEFEQHDLSHSFPEGAYDLVSAQFLQSPLEWDRAAILRRAAAAVAPGGLLLIVEHAAAPPWSDHHDHRFPTADETFADLALDPSAWTTERCGVHEREAKGPDGQTGTLLDNVIAARRTVK; this is translated from the coding sequence ATGGGCAACGAGACCGAAGAGTTCTGGGAAGAGCGCTACCGCTCCAGCGACCGGGTGTGGAGCGGCAACCCGAACCCCGTCATGGTGAGCGTCGTCGAACCGCTGGACCCGGGCACCGCGCTCGACCTCGGCTGCGGCGAGGGCGCCGACGCCGTCTGGCTCGCCCGGCGCGGCTGGAAGGTGACCGGCGTCGACGTCTCCACCGTCGCCCTCGACCGCGCGGCCGCGCACGCGTCCGAAGCGGGCGTCGACGCCGAGTTCGAGCAGCACGACCTGAGCCACAGTTTCCCGGAGGGCGCCTACGACCTGGTGTCCGCGCAGTTCCTGCAGTCGCCGCTGGAGTGGGACCGCGCCGCGATCCTGCGGCGGGCGGCCGCCGCCGTCGCGCCCGGCGGCCTGCTGCTGATCGTCGAGCACGCCGCCGCCCCGCCCTGGTCGGACCACCACGACCACCGCTTCCCGACGGCCGACGAGACGTTCGCCGACCTCGCCCTCGACCCGTCCGCCTGGACGACCGAGCGGTGCGGCGTCCACGAACGCGAGGCCAAGGGCCCCGACGGGCAGACCGGCACCCTCCTCGACAACGTCATCGCCGCCCGCCGCACGGTGAAGTGA